The Mercenaria mercenaria strain notata chromosome 8, MADL_Memer_1, whole genome shotgun sequence genome has a segment encoding these proteins:
- the LOC123551296 gene encoding uncharacterized protein LOC123551296, giving the protein MAVPGKKMPKTFSSSSTMGSDEDIKVYCQPCDCDGPRLPAHGYCVDCREHLCDTCLAAHKRHTLSRHHTLLDKNSMPQTMSSASVHPSQPDNLTKPCPKHMKEMIKFYCQNHEALLCSVCVILEHTVTSCEVNYIPYISDQILNSTEHQVILKAMDTITEQCRKKSEDVKKITALSNSSLTDVLADIKTFRTEINQRLDELERQAEDAAKTIQQENNKNLKAVETTCEGVTKSLKTLSDTIKHLNTTQKADKLFMELKLAEQIIKGYKKRVHHLAAYDVKEYSFKPNKAISTLLEKERSLGTFTKKSLKQPSPSPAVDVKSRQTSHQGEICVQTSKDKGRCCIPRMTLLTPDLLIIIDWRNYAVKMVDTCSQSVTAQLQLDTEPCDVTSVTSIELAVTLPQKQNIQFISISSNKLKKKQTLKVDGKCYGISCCQGKLFVSFVEPAKLQILGTYGTILTTVRLGSIFSRPVYVTSKTDSIYVSDWEMKTVTKFNWQCEVTGSYGGVTWPLGITLSDDGTVFICDNQRNVIEEIAGDCTTGKVVLKDLNDPYGICWCAETSKLYVSCYTKQDKHDNFLQVFKLS; this is encoded by the coding sequence ATGGCTGTACCAGGAAAAAAGATGCCCAaaacattttcatcatcatcaactATGGGGTCTGATGAAGACATCAAAGTTTATTGCCAGCCGTGCGACTGTGATGGTCCTCGACTCCCTGCTCATGGCTATTGTGTTGACTGCAGGGAGCACTTGTGCGACACTTGTTTGGCGGCTCACAAGAGACATACCCTTTCAAGGCATCATACTCTTCTAGATAAAAACAGCATGCCACAAACCATGTCTTCAGCCTCAGTTCATCCAAGCCAGCCTGACAACCTTACCAAACCTTGCCCTAAACACATGAAAGAAATGATCAAGTTCTACTGTCAGAACCATGAAGCACTACTCTGCAGTGTATGTGTTATACTTGAACACACAGTTACATCTTGCGAGGTCAACTACATACCATATATTTCTGACCAGATCTTAAACAGCACAGAACATCAAGTTATCTTGAAAGCTATGGATACCATTACTGAGCAATGTCGCAAGAAATCAGAAGATGTGAAGAAAATTACTGCACTCTCCAACAGTTCTTTGACAGATGTACTGGCTGACATAAAGACGTTTCGGACAGAAATAAACCAAAGACTAGATGAATTAGAAAGACAAGCTGAAGATGCAGCTAAGACAATCCAACAAGAAAATAACAAGAACCTGAAGGCAGTAGAAACAACTTGTGAGGGTGTAACCAAGTCTCTGAAGACATTATCTGACACCATTAAACATCTCAACACAACCCAAAAAGCAGACAAACTTTTCATGGAGCTAAAATTAGCTGAGCAAATTATCAAAGGTTACAAGAAACGTGTCCACCACCTAGCAGCATATGATGTCAAGGAGTACAGTTTTAAACCAAATAAAGCAATATCAACCCTTCTTGAAAAGGAGAGGTCACTGGGTACATTCACAAAGAAATCATTAAAACAACCAAGTCCTTCTCCAGCTGTTGATGTAAAATCCAGACAAACTTCCCATCAGGGTGAGATCTGTGTACAAACATCAAAAGATAAGGGCAGATGCTGTATACCAAGAATGACTCTCCTTACTCCTGATCTACTTATCATCATTGACTGGAGAAACTATGCCGTAAAAATGGTGGATACCTGCAGTCAATCTGTTACTGCTCAATTACAACTAGATACTGAGCCATGTGATGTCACCTCAGTTACTAGTATAGAACTTGCTGTCACACTTcctcaaaaacaaaatattcagtttataTCAATCTCCTCAAACAAACTCAAGAAGAAACAAACTCTGAAGGTTGATGGAAAATGCTATGGTATAAGTTGCTGTCAGGGGAAACTTTTTGTGTCATTTGTTGAACCTGCAAAACTCCAAATTCTTGGTACTTATGGTACTATACTGACAACAGTCAGACTAGGAAGTATTTTCAGCAGGCCAGTATATGTTACCTCTAAGACTGATTCTATCTATGTATCTGACTGGGAAATGAAAACAGTTACAAAGTTTAACTGGCAGTGTGAGGTAACTGGTAGTTATGGTGGTGTGACTTGGCCTCTTGGTATAACACTGTCAGATGATGGTACTGTTTTTATATGTGACAACCAGAGAAATGTTATAGAAGAGATAGCAGGTGACTGTACTACAGGAAAGGTTGTATTGAAGGACCTCAATGATCCCTATGGTATCTGTTGGTGTGCTGAAACAAGTAAACTGTACGTCAGTTGTTACACTAAACAAGACAAACATGACAACTTTCTTCAGGTCTTCAAGCTGTCATAA